From the Exiguobacterium aurantiacum genome, one window contains:
- a CDS encoding shikimate kinase encodes MTKPFYIIGFMGTGKSSLKRYLEKSNHVVDLDELFEVHVRMDIPTYFERHGEEAFRLQESKLLRHANAAYIVTGGGIVERDENLAWMREHGTVIALDLPYEMCWDRIKDSDRPLVRHGKAAVETLYERRRPLYARADHVLDASLSTEAIAHTLYRLKEEDT; translated from the coding sequence ATGACTAAACCGTTTTACATCATCGGGTTTATGGGTACAGGTAAATCAAGCTTAAAACGATATCTTGAAAAATCGAATCACGTCGTCGATTTGGATGAGCTGTTCGAAGTGCATGTACGGATGGACATCCCGACATATTTTGAGCGTCACGGGGAAGAGGCGTTTCGCCTGCAAGAAAGTAAGCTCTTGCGACATGCGAATGCCGCGTATATCGTGACCGGCGGCGGAATCGTCGAACGGGACGAAAATCTCGCTTGGATGCGAGAGCACGGCACCGTCATCGCGCTCGATTTACCGTACGAGATGTGTTGGGACCGAATCAAAGATTCGGACCGGCCCCTTGTTCGCCACGGTAAAGCGGCCGTCGAAACGTTATACGAGCGGCGCCGTCCACTCTATGCGCGTGCGGACCACGTGCTCGACGCCTCGCTCAGCACCGAAGCGATTGCACACACTTTATATCGGTTGAAGGAGGAAGATACATGA
- the gcvT gene encoding glycine cleavage system aminomethyltransferase GcvT — MEKVSLKRTPLYDLISVKAKMVDFAGFEMPIMFSSIKEEHQAVRNNVGMFDVSHMGEIRIEGPGALENVQRLVTNDVTKLQIGQAQYNLFCLPNGGVVDDLLVYRLDEDAFWLVVNASNIEKDVAHVQQYVTGDVTVTDESDAYGQIAIQGPMAEQVLSRLTDLPLADIKFFRFMTGDVAGVSTIVSRSGYTGEDGFELYARAEDVAAIWSALEVEGVTPCGLGSRDTLRFEACLPLYGHELDETVTPFEANLNFAVKLDTDFIGKDALVKQKEDIPRRLIGLRLLGRGIARQGATVEVDGEAIGVVTTGTMPPTVNESIAWARVDRRFAEATHFIIEVRGKKIEAERVPTPFYKRK, encoded by the coding sequence ATGGAGAAAGTATCGTTAAAACGTACGCCTTTATATGATTTGATTTCCGTAAAGGCGAAGATGGTGGATTTTGCGGGGTTTGAGATGCCGATTATGTTCTCGTCGATTAAAGAAGAGCATCAAGCGGTTCGCAACAATGTCGGCATGTTTGACGTGTCGCACATGGGGGAGATTCGGATCGAAGGGCCGGGTGCGCTCGAGAACGTGCAACGTCTCGTCACGAATGACGTCACGAAATTACAAATTGGCCAGGCACAATACAACTTGTTCTGCCTGCCGAACGGCGGTGTCGTCGACGACCTGCTCGTCTATCGACTCGATGAAGACGCATTTTGGCTCGTCGTCAACGCCTCGAATATCGAAAAAGACGTGGCGCACGTCCAACAGTACGTGACTGGTGACGTCACGGTGACGGATGAGTCGGACGCCTATGGTCAAATTGCCATCCAAGGACCGATGGCTGAACAAGTGCTCAGTCGTTTGACGGACTTGCCGCTGGCCGACATCAAGTTTTTCCGGTTCATGACCGGCGACGTGGCGGGCGTGTCGACGATCGTCTCGCGCAGTGGTTATACGGGGGAGGACGGGTTTGAACTCTACGCCCGGGCCGAGGACGTGGCCGCAATCTGGTCGGCGTTAGAAGTCGAAGGCGTCACGCCATGCGGGCTCGGCTCGCGTGACACGCTCCGGTTTGAAGCGTGCCTTCCGCTCTATGGGCACGAGCTCGATGAGACGGTCACCCCGTTCGAGGCAAACTTGAACTTTGCCGTCAAACTCGACACCGATTTTATCGGCAAGGATGCCCTCGTGAAGCAAAAAGAAGACATCCCGCGCCGTTTGATCGGCTTGCGTCTGCTCGGGCGCGGCATTGCCCGTCAAGGGGCGACGGTCGAAGTTGACGGGGAGGCGATTGGCGTTGTCACGACCGGTACGATGCCGCCGACAGTGAACGAATCAATCGCCTGGGCGCGCGTCGACCGTCGTTTCGCGGAAGCGACACATTTTATCATTGAAGTTCGGGGTAAAAAAATAGAAGCCGAACGTGTACCGACACCGTTTTATAAACGTAAAT